The window AACAAAAGCCAATTGGCAAGGGAAATGGGTATAGATCGGCGGACGGTTGATAAATACCTAAGTGGATTTACACCAAAAGAAACAAAAGAGAAAATAGCGATTTTAGATGAATACTACGAAATAATTGCAGCACTTTTATCTGAGGACTCGAAGCAAGTCTTTTATTACCGACGCGTACTTTGGCAATACCTAACGGACAATCATGGGTTAAAATGTGCTCAATCTACTTTTCGTCGTTATATTTCAAAAAAGCCAGAGTTCGCTGCCTATTTCACAGAGCAGGTGCGCGTGCCTTCACCTAAAGGGACGACAAGATTTGAAACACCGCCTGGCCAACAAGCACAATTCGATTGGAAAGAAAGTATTCCATTCGAAACAAGTGATGGAGAAAAAATAGAGGTAAATGTAGGAGCGCTTGTGTTAGGGTATTCACGTTTCCGCGTATTCACTCTTACATTACGAAAAACACAAGATGTTTTATTCTCCTTTTTGACGGAGGCATTTGAAAAAATAGGAGGTGTTCCGAAGGAAATCGTAACTGATAATCCAAAAACGATTATGGATGTGCCACGAAGAGAAGATAATCCAGGGAAAGTAAATAGCCGGTTCGCTGCTTTTGCGAAGGACTTTGATTTCAAGGTTAGGCCGTGTATTGCAGGTCGTCCCCGTACGAAAGGGAAAGTAGAAACTCAAATGAAATTTATAGATGAAATTCATGCCTATCAAGGTCAGCTGACCTTGAACGAACTCTATCAATTCATTGAAAAGTTGATGAATCGAGTCAATCAATCCTTTCATCAAGGTTCAGGGAAAATCCCAGCATTTGCGTTAGAAAAAGAAAAGAGTTCCCTTCTTCCGCTACCAGCAGAAAAAATAAGGAACTCTTACCGTATCAAGCATCAGCTTGTACAGGTGAATACATCAAGTATGATCTCCTACAAAGCCAACCAGTATTCAGTGCCCACTAAGTACATCGGCCAAAAGGTAGGGATACAAGTACTAGATGATCAATTATGGATTTATTATAACATGGAGTGCATTGCGCGCCACCCTATATCGAATCGGAAATTAAATATTCGTCCTTCAGATTATAAAGAAACGCTGCAAATATCAGCTCCCCATTATCCAGACATTGAGGCTTTAGCTAAAAACAATCTAAAAGCCATTGGAGAGGTGTATGACGCATGATGCAGCAAACAAATTATCAACAGCTTCTGAAGAACTTGGAGTATTTGAAACTGAAACAAATGGTAACGTATTTAGACGAAGTCATCGACTTCGGTATCCACAATCAGCTGTCATTTATCGATACATTAATTAAACTGACAAACTATGAAATCGATTTACGTGAAAAAAACATGGTTCACGCGATGGTAAAAGTGGGTGCATTTCCAAATTTAAAAGAGGTAAAGGATTTTGATTTTGAATTCCAACCCTCGCTAAATCCACAGCAAATTCAAGATTTTCTTACGCTACGTTTTATTGAAGGGAACGAAAACATCGTATTTCTGGGACCTAGTGGAGTCGGAAAAACATTTTTGGCTTCAGCGATTGGCATCGCAGCCGCTAAAAAACGTACTAGCACTTACTTTATTAAATGTCATGACTTGATTCAGAACCTGAAGCGGGCCCGCTTAGAAAACCGTTTAGAAAGCCGCTTGAAACACTACACAAAGTATAAGTTACTCATAATCGATGAGATAGGCTATTTACCGATTGATGCGGAGGATGCAAAACTATTCTTCCAGCTGATAGATATGCGTTATGAAAAACGTAGCACAATCTTTACTACTAATGTTAACTTCAAATCCTGGGACGAGGTATTTCAGGAAACCAAGTTAGCAAATGCGATATTAGATCGTATTTTACATCACGCAACGGTGGTTACCATCGTTGGAAATTCTTATCGTTTGAAAGATCATCTAGCTCCAGAAGGTGAGTGATTTTGTACATCATTAAGTGAGCGTTTTTGTACATAGATTGGTTGACATTTGTACCCCTCCTATGACTATTTTTTTAGATGTTCTTAAACTGTAACTTAAGTTAAATGAATATTGTGTGCGGATAAAGATGATTTTAGATACCAATGTTGACCTCCACTTCAATATAAATTTGGAGTATCTGATTAACTCAGATAAGCCAATTTAATCCAGTGTAGCACTAATAAATTTGGGAAAGGATACGAATTCCGACAATTCCATGACTTGTAGTCATAGTATGAGTCCCCTTTAAGGCATTCAATCACTTTCAGATTTCTAGGTAATTTGAAACATAGAAATGAGGATGATTCTAGAACAAACTAAATCGATTGTTTTATTTATCATTGGAATCAAAGTTATTCAGTGAAAGTGACTTTTTTAAGTAATCACTCTTCTTCACTCAACTAAGTTACAATAGTAATTAGTAGTTAGAATACACGATGGGAGTATAACAATGACAATTTCATTAAATCCAATTACGAAAGACGAAAAACAGATATTACTAAACTTATATTCACTTTATTTACACGACCTATCGGAGTTTACAGACAATCTAGAGGTTTCATCTAATGGTTCTTTCGAATTTGATTCTTTTAATTTAATTTGGGAGAGAGAGGGTTTATCTCCCTATCTCCTAAGAAAGGATGCAACAATTGTTGGGTTCTTGTTACTTTTAGAAAGGCCTTTTTTAACAAAAGACTACGATTACAGTATTAGTGATATTTTTATATTGAAAAAATACCGAAGAAAGGGAATTACAATTTCTTTATTAAAGACATTGTTTGACCAAAAAAAGGGGAAATACTATGTTCTTGAATTAGTTTCAAATGAGCCTGCTGTTCTATTTTGGAAAAACGTCTATCGTAAACTCAATATTGTCTTTGATGAAAAGAAACAGACTGTTGATGATGAAGAGTGCTTAATTCAAACCTTTCAAATTTAATGTGGCTAATTCTCGTTTGAATTAAGTGAGAATCATTGTTATCAGTGAATGATTATAGATTTAAGAGCAGATGGGGAATAGTTTGCTAATAAAAACAAAGAAATTGCAACAAGGGGTAGCGAGATTACAACGTGTTTTTGGTCTTGAGATTGTTCCGATGCCAAATGGTTTGAAAGGATCGAATTACCTTTATGAACATTCACAGGCACGTGCAGAGGATTTGATGACGGCATTTAAGGATACGAGTGTGAAAGGGATTTTTTCGAATATTGGTGGAGAAGATAGTATTCGTTTACTTCCTTATATTGACTTTGATGTAATAAGAAAAAAACCAGAAATCTTCATGAGCTATTCCGATGTGACGGTTTCTCATTTGTTTTGCCATAAAGCTGGGCTATCTTCTTTTTATGGTTCAGCAATTTTGAAGGATTTCACGGAAAACATGGAAATGGATTCGTATACAATCGGTATGTTGAAGCGGATACTCTTTTCTAATAAAGCTATTGATGAAATTAAACCAGCTAAGAACTGGACGAGTGATCGCTTAGAATGTGATGAAGTAAATAAGAAGGGTCGGCGTACGACGCAGTCGAACACTGGATATGAAGTTCTCCAAGGATCTGGTGTTATATGAGGAAGAATGATGGATCCTTGTATTGAAGTAGTAGAGTTCACGAAAGGTACAGAGCTATGGCCAGAACAGAAGCATTGGAGGAAAATTAAGATGGATATAAGAAAACCTGCGGCATTTGGAGTAAGGTTATTGGCAAGTATTTTAGATGGTTTTATCCTTACATTCACCAGTGGATTTATTATTTATATTTTTAGCGGGGAATTTTCTATTGATTGGACAAATGGAGTAGTTTAGCAATTAATGTACACATTATACTTAGCAGTTTTCCCGGTACTTTGGGGTGGCTATATTATAGGAAAACGAATTTGTGGAATTAAAGTAAAACGTATAGATAATCAAAATGTCACATTTACTAATATGATTATGAGAGAATTTGTCGGGTATTATCTGATTGGTTTAGTCACCTTTGGCCTTTCAATAGTAGTAAGTATTTTAATGATTATATTTCGTGAAGACAAAAGAGGAATCCACGATATTATAGGGGGTACGTATGTTGCCTCCAATCAAACGGGCAGATAGTGGAAGCGGTAATTTGGATTTAAAAGTATACCTAAATTCATAAACTCTATAAAAGTGGGTGTTGCTTATGAGTACTAAATGGTTGGAATGGGCAAAGAGAATACAAGCACTATCTCAATCGGGATTAACCTTTTCAAAAGACATTTATGAAATCGAGCGTTATGAAGAATTACGCATGATTAGTGCAGAAATCATGGAAGAACACACAGAGGTAGAAATGCAAAAAATCAAGGATTTATTTATGAATGAAACGGGATATCAAACCCCTAAAGTGGATGTTCGGGGAGTAGTTTTTAAAGATAATACGATGTTAATGGTAAAAGAAAATATGGATGATAGATGGTCTTTACCTGGCGGATTTTGCGATATAGGATTGTCTCCTTCTGAAAATATTGTAAAGGAAATAAAAGAAGAATCTGGCTATGATGTGGTTCCTATGAAGTTACTTGCTTTATTTGATAAAAATAAACATCCGCATCCACCTGAACCCTATCATTATTATAAAATTTTTATTCAATGTGACATCGTTGGTGGCGTTCCAACTACTGGAATCGAAACGAGTGGTATACAGTTTTTCTCTGAACATAATATTCCAGACCTTTCTGCCAATCGGGTGATAGAGTCACAAATAAAAACACTCTTTGAATTTTCAAGGGACCCTAATAAAGAGACACTATTTGATTAAATAGGGGGATGGCAGTCTTGAAAATCAATAAAAATAGAGTTAGTAAGCTTTTAGAGATAACTTTTTTCACTATCAGTGGATTCTACTTACTAGTAGCAGTGATAGGTTTAATCATCATGATATTATTTACTATTGCTTATTTGTCGTAATGAAGGAGTGGTTTCAGCCATTAAATGATATGTAGATGAAAACAGGGCGGATTATTAAGCTTAAACAAGCTGCTATCTATTATTGAGATGGATGAACAAATACAAGCTGAAGGGAATATGAGATGAAAATTAACCAGCAAGAATTTAATGTTAATGGAGAAACCTATATAATTAGATCAGCAATACATAAAGATGCACGGGCTTTGTCTGAAATCAGATTACAGATTGATGAAGAAACTCAAAACCTTGACAGAGAAAAAGGTGAGGCTTTCATAGATGTACAAGGTTTTGAACAACTAATCAAAACGGATACAGAAAATAAAAGGAATCTTTTTTTAGTTGCAGTGGTTAATGACAGGATTGTCGGATTTTCAAGATGTGAAGGAAATCTACTGAAACGTTTTGCTCACAAGGTAGAATTTGGTGTCTGTGTCTTAAAAGATTATTGGGGCTACGGCATTGGCAAAAACCTTTTGAAAGAGTCCATTGTTTGGGCTGACTCAAATGGAATTAAAAAAATAACCTTAAATGTTTTAGAAATGAGTTGATTTCATAATTCCTATCCCTTTAGTATCAAGGGTTTCAATTCAATAAAAATGAGGCACCTCCCCAAATCCGGTATAATGGTAGCGACTAAACAACCTAACCGAGTGGAGTGAATGCCTCATGACTATTATAAAACAAATTAGCCTGTTTGACATCCAACAATTATTCGAAATGGAAAGTTCGTACCGTTTTGAAGCGATTTTTTCCACTTTCGATGTGCAACCAATCTTTCATCTGTTTTCTAAAAAGACGCTGCGTGGTGCTCCGCGTGAATGTAATTATGGTGCGATGATTCAATCATTGATAATTCGTATTGTAGAACGTATCCCAACCGTAAAGGATTTAATAAAACGGTTAGTCAACGATCCTTTATTCCGTCTAGATTGCGGGTTTCTTGTCTCAGATTCTGTACCTTCAGAGGCATCTTATTCACGTATGATCGGTGTAATTAGTCAGTCTGATGTGCTTGATAACATGCAGGATGAACTGATTCAAATGGTCTTTTTAGAAGGCTTTCTTTGCGATGAACACCTTGCCTTTGATGCCACGCATTTCGAAGCACGTGACGCTTCAAAACCTTCTGAGAAAAAAGAGGCTAAGCCGCCGAAGAAACGTGGACGTAAAGCAAAAGAAGAACAGGCAGCTTGGCTCGCTGAACAAGCAGAAATCGAAGCGAATTTAACAACCTACGAAAAGAAATTGGAAGCCCAGTTGTCGATTTCAGCTGAAACACTTTGGCAGGACATACCGATTGAGCCGAAGTGGGGCATCAAGAAAAATAGTGACGGGAAAAATATGTTCTGGTACGGCTTTAAGGGACATCTGGCTGTTTCATCGAAAAGCCAGTATATTGTAGGGCGCCTTATGTCGTCGGGTAATTTATCTGACAGTAAAGCGGCCATTCCACTGCTAAAAAAGGTAGCTACCCTTTTGCCAAAACATTTTACGACAGCGCTATTCGATGCGGGTTATGATTATGAATCGATCTATAAACAAGCACTAGCGCAAACGATGCGTGTCGTGATTCCATACAATGTTCGAAATGAAGGCGAATATATAGGATTCGATGAACACTTTCGCCCAACTTGTGTACGTGAGCATAGCTACTGTTACGACAGCTTCGATGAAAAATACCATACATTAAAATTTACCCGCCCGAAAGAATGCATAACATGTCCATTGAGAGAGGATTCACTCTGTCAAAAGGTGTTCAAAATCAAATGTGAAGCGGATATTCGAAAATACACGTATCCAGCACGTGGCTCAGAATTATGGAAGAAACTTTATAAAGAACGTACCGCAGTAGAACGCGTCAACGCCTATTTAAAAGAATACTTTCAATTGAACAACGTCCGTCACCGAACAGGTAAAAAAGCAAAACTGCACTTCAACCTTGTGACGTTTATTTATAATGCCTGCAAATTGGCTGTCGATCGAATGGATGCCTTATTACAAACAAAAAGTAAAGCGGCTTAATTTTTAAAAGCATAAATTTTGATACGGGAGAAGTCTAAGCTCTTGAAAAAGATGATTTATGAAATTGATTCAAATAAATGAAAAAGCGATCAAACTTTATGAAAAGTTTGATTTTAAAACCGAAGGAATTTTAAAAAATGACAAAATCCTTTCTGACGGCCAATACTACAACACTGTTGTTATGGGAAGATTTAATGTATGATGTCTTGTGCACAATTCGTGTTTTACTGTGGAAAATAGAATGAAACAACTTTACTGTTCAGGTGCACTAGTGAAAAAACGGTATGGCAGCTGCCTGCCGTTTTTTCTATGGGATTATTTAAGGCTTTTTAAAAACCTTCTATTAGGGCATCTCGTCTATTAATAAGGGAGGAGGGGTGAATATGGAAGAATTGATTGTTGGAGCGTTTGAAATAGAAGACAAGGAAGTACTAATGGATCAAATTATGAATCGGCATGGACAGGATATATTAAGGCTTGTTTATTCTTATGTCAGTAATAAAGAGGTGGCAGAGGATTTAACGCAGGATATCTTTGTAAAATGTTATAAAGCTCTTCATACATACAGTGGAAAATCAACGTTAAGAACATGGTTGTGGCGAATTGCTATTAATCATTGTAAGGACTTCTTAAAAAGCTGGTATAACAGGAATGTCATTATTACCGAAGATGAACCAACACATAATAGGACTACAAAAGAAATGATTGAAGAGGTCGTGATCCAGCAGGAAGAGGATGACCAATTAATCTCTGCAATCATGTCGATGCCCATTAAATACCGAGAAGTGATTTATCTTTATTATTACGAGGAATTGCTAATCAAAGAAATCGCCGTGGTCACTGAAGTGGGCGGAAATACTGTTAAAACCAGACTTAGACGTGCTAAGGAGCTTCTAAAAGAACGATTGGAGGAATAAGTAGTGGATGATCGTTTAAAAGGGCTGAAAAAATCAATGGATGCTAGTACATTTAGCCAACTCAATTTTACCGAGCAACATCGCAAGGGAATTCGGGACAAAATCAGCAAAAGTGATGACAGTGAAGAAGACATCTTATTAGCCGTTATGCAACTGCTAGTCCATGAAAAAACGGGCTCCGAATTGGTGAAGTTTTTACGGGGACGGGGAATACGTAAATTTGAGGATAACGAAGGAAGCTTATATGCCTTGTTGCACAAGCTAGAACAGGATGGTTGTTTGCAATCAAGCTGGAATGAGTCGACTATTAAATTTTATCAATTAAACAATAAAGGTAGGAAGTCATTACGAAAAACAGAGAAACAGTCTACAACTAAACGGTTTACCTTGAAAGGATTAGTGGAGGGGTGACAATCGAGTGGGGAAAAGAAGACTATCATTTTTAAACGAAGTTAGGGATCAAATTAAATCCAGAGAGGCGAAGGATTTTGTAGAGGTAGAATTAGATTATCACATAAAAGAAGCGAAGAGTCACTTGTTAGCGAAAGGGATAGATGAGGAAGAGGCAGAAGAAAAAGCTGTCGGGCAAATGGGAAGTCCGGTAATGCTTGGTCAACAGCTGAACAAGCTTCATCGGCCAAAGGTGGATTGGCTGACTGTGATTTTGTTAGTAATTACGTTAGGGTTAGGGTTTATACCAATCTTATTCGTAGATCCAGACTATTCCTCTCAAATTGGCGTGGATGCTAGCTATTTTTCAAAGAACAAGGGAATCTTTTCCTTGCTAGGTGGGGCGGTAGCTGTGGGGATGATGCTAATGGATTACCGAAAACTAGCGAAGTTCGGCTGGTTATTTTACGGGATTGGAATGCTTATTCTTGTGGTGTTACAAATTTTTCCATCTTCATCCCATGGTGTTCCTGTTATAGATATAGGGCCATACAGGGTTATGGGCTTGACGGCTATACCATTTTTTCTATTAGCATGGGCTTTCTTTTTTAATCATAAAAAGTTGAAGCTTTGGCAACTTAGTTTATTATTTATACTTTCTTGTTATTTATTCTTCATGACCTCTACTATTCCGACAACTTACATCTACGCTGTTATGGTATTTGTGATGCTTTGGTGGAGCCAGTTTAGTCGGAAAACGATTCTTATCACTATAAGTGTGATGGTTAGTTTACTTTTTTTTGTAGGTTTAGGTGTTTGGCAATTTGATGTCGGTGTTTATTCTCTGAAAAATCGATTTTTAGCATTTATTAATCCAGAGAAGTATGCAGAAGGTCCAGGTTACCTTATATTGCTTATCAAAGAGCGGATGTCAGAAGCTGGTTGGTTGAGTAATGCATCGAATCATCAAGTGATCCCAGATGTTCACACTGATTTGGTATTTGTTGGTTTTACGTATTACTACGGTTGGCTTGCTGCCCTTGCTCTCGTCTGCATTCTTCTCCTTTTTGTAGCAAGAATCATGGTGATTGCACGGAAGATCAATGATCCTTTTGGTAAACTTCTGTTAATTGGTGCTGTTGCTCTTTATACGGTCCAGTTAGTTAGCAATATCACAATGACACTTGGTCTCTTCCCAATCACATCTATCTCCTTACCATTTATTAGTTATGGGTTAATGCCAATCCTGTTTAATGCCTTTGTAATTGGGATTGTATTAAGTGTGTATCGGAGGAAAGATTTGACGTCGAGTAGTCTTAGTCAAATAGAAAGTAGCCAAAGTTAGCTACATGCAAACTATTTCGATGAGAAAAAAGGCACGTTTCTATAACTTGAACGAAAACCCGAATAATAGACACTTTAAAAATGCGATCTATTATTCAGGTTTGGTGTTCCGCCATTTAGTGCAAAATGTATCGATTCAAGATTGTGCTCCAAGCTCTCGTGAACGTGCCTCTGCTTTTCCAATACAATCTGCAATCGTTTCTTTGAACTTTCCGTTCGCCAACGCATTT of the Sporosarcina sp. FSL K6-1508 genome contains:
- a CDS encoding transposase — translated: MTIIKQISLFDIQQLFEMESSYRFEAIFSTFDVQPIFHLFSKKTLRGAPRECNYGAMIQSLIIRIVERIPTVKDLIKRLVNDPLFRLDCGFLVSDSVPSEASYSRMIGVISQSDVLDNMQDELIQMVFLEGFLCDEHLAFDATHFEARDASKPSEKKEAKPPKKRGRKAKEEQAAWLAEQAEIEANLTTYEKKLEAQLSISAETLWQDIPIEPKWGIKKNSDGKNMFWYGFKGHLAVSSKSQYIVGRLMSSGNLSDSKAAIPLLKKVATLLPKHFTTALFDAGYDYESIYKQALAQTMRVVIPYNVRNEGEYIGFDEHFRPTCVREHSYCYDSFDEKYHTLKFTRPKECITCPLREDSLCQKVFKIKCEADIRKYTYPARGSELWKKLYKERTAVERVNAYLKEYFQLNNVRHRTGKKAKLHFNLVTFIYNACKLAVDRMDALLQTKSKAA
- a CDS encoding GNAT family N-acetyltransferase codes for the protein MTISLNPITKDEKQILLNLYSLYLHDLSEFTDNLEVSSNGSFEFDSFNLIWEREGLSPYLLRKDATIVGFLLLLERPFLTKDYDYSISDIFILKKYRRKGITISLLKTLFDQKKGKYYVLELVSNEPAVLFWKNVYRKLNIVFDEKKQTVDDEECLIQTFQI
- a CDS encoding NUDIX hydrolase, whose protein sequence is MSTKWLEWAKRIQALSQSGLTFSKDIYEIERYEELRMISAEIMEEHTEVEMQKIKDLFMNETGYQTPKVDVRGVVFKDNTMLMVKENMDDRWSLPGGFCDIGLSPSENIVKEIKEESGYDVVPMKLLALFDKNKHPHPPEPYHYYKIFIQCDIVGGVPTTGIETSGIQFFSEHNIPDLSANRVIESQIKTLFEFSRDPNKETLFD
- a CDS encoding sigma-70 family RNA polymerase sigma factor — its product is MEELIVGAFEIEDKEVLMDQIMNRHGQDILRLVYSYVSNKEVAEDLTQDIFVKCYKALHTYSGKSTLRTWLWRIAINHCKDFLKSWYNRNVIITEDEPTHNRTTKEMIEEVVIQQEEDDQLISAIMSMPIKYREVIYLYYYEELLIKEIAVVTEVGGNTVKTRLRRAKELLKERLEE
- a CDS encoding PadR family transcriptional regulator, which gives rise to MDDRLKGLKKSMDASTFSQLNFTEQHRKGIRDKISKSDDSEEDILLAVMQLLVHEKTGSELVKFLRGRGIRKFEDNEGSLYALLHKLEQDGCLQSSWNESTIKFYQLNNKGRKSLRKTEKQSTTKRFTLKGLVEG
- the istA gene encoding IS21 family transposase gives rise to the protein MYITLDVQTDFEINSLSDLTKFKQLMENLKMKINKSQLAREMGIDRRTVDKYLSGFTPKETKEKIAILDEYYEIIAALLSEDSKQVFYYRRVLWQYLTDNHGLKCAQSTFRRYISKKPEFAAYFTEQVRVPSPKGTTRFETPPGQQAQFDWKESIPFETSDGEKIEVNVGALVLGYSRFRVFTLTLRKTQDVLFSFLTEAFEKIGGVPKEIVTDNPKTIMDVPRREDNPGKVNSRFAAFAKDFDFKVRPCIAGRPRTKGKVETQMKFIDEIHAYQGQLTLNELYQFIEKLMNRVNQSFHQGSGKIPAFALEKEKSSLLPLPAEKIRNSYRIKHQLVQVNTSSMISYKANQYSVPTKYIGQKVGIQVLDDQLWIYYNMECIARHPISNRKLNIRPSDYKETLQISAPHYPDIEALAKNNLKAIGEVYDA
- a CDS encoding RDD family protein, which produces MYTLYLAVFPVLWGGYIIGKRICGIKVKRIDNQNVTFTNMIMREFVGYYLIGLVTFGLSIVVSILMIIFREDKRGIHDIIGGTYVASNQTGR
- a CDS encoding FtsW/RodA/SpoVE family cell cycle protein, which translates into the protein MGKRRLSFLNEVRDQIKSREAKDFVEVELDYHIKEAKSHLLAKGIDEEEAEEKAVGQMGSPVMLGQQLNKLHRPKVDWLTVILLVITLGLGFIPILFVDPDYSSQIGVDASYFSKNKGIFSLLGGAVAVGMMLMDYRKLAKFGWLFYGIGMLILVVLQIFPSSSHGVPVIDIGPYRVMGLTAIPFFLLAWAFFFNHKKLKLWQLSLLFILSCYLFFMTSTIPTTYIYAVMVFVMLWWSQFSRKTILITISVMVSLLFFVGLGVWQFDVGVYSLKNRFLAFINPEKYAEGPGYLILLIKERMSEAGWLSNASNHQVIPDVHTDLVFVGFTYYYGWLAALALVCILLLFVARIMVIARKINDPFGKLLLIGAVALYTVQLVSNITMTLGLFPITSISLPFISYGLMPILFNAFVIGIVLSVYRRKDLTSSSLSQIESSQS
- the istB gene encoding IS21-like element helper ATPase IstB gives rise to the protein MMQQTNYQQLLKNLEYLKLKQMVTYLDEVIDFGIHNQLSFIDTLIKLTNYEIDLREKNMVHAMVKVGAFPNLKEVKDFDFEFQPSLNPQQIQDFLTLRFIEGNENIVFLGPSGVGKTFLASAIGIAAAKKRTSTYFIKCHDLIQNLKRARLENRLESRLKHYTKYKLLIIDEIGYLPIDAEDAKLFFQLIDMRYEKRSTIFTTNVNFKSWDEVFQETKLANAILDRILHHATVVTIVGNSYRLKDHLAPEGE